The following coding sequences are from one Capsicum annuum cultivar UCD-10X-F1 chromosome 3, UCD10Xv1.1, whole genome shotgun sequence window:
- the LOC107865149 gene encoding 3-ketoacyl-CoA synthase 6-like: MSEVHMVLFPVFEDLLVKTNRTPPDIDVLIVNCSRFCPVPSLSSIFVNKYGMRQGIKNYTISGMGCSASALAIDMAKNILKSHKNSVAVVLSTEILPTGWYPGKEPSMLVINCLFRMGATGILISNKKEAKNTAKYELLNTLRTQRAFNDKGYFSAYLEEDSDGFTGVKLKRNLLEEAGETLRSNIAVLGSQILPFTEKILYGVSILKKKLADKKSTTEMYVPNFKSVIQHFCLPTSGKPVIKEVGKELNLGESDMEPALMTLHRFGNQSSSSLWYELAYLEPKERVKKGDKVWQLGMGSGPKCISLVWECIRPLSGEAQRGPWTETIDRYPLNM, translated from the coding sequence ATGAGTGAAGTCCATATGGTGTTGTTCCCTGTATTTGAAGACCTTTTGGTTAAAACCAATCGCACCCCACCTGATATCGATGTTCTAATCGTCAATTGTAGCAGATTTTGCCCTGTTCCATCactttcttcaatttttgtgaACAAATATGGCATGCGACAAGGCATTAAAAATTACACAATCAGTGGCATGGGTTGCAGTGCCAGCGCGTTAGCTATTGACATGGCTAAAAACATATTGAAGTCTCACAAGAATTCAGTTGCCGTTGTACTTAGCACAGAGATTTTACCCACAGGTTGGTATCCTGGTAAAGAACCATCTATGTTGGTTATTAATTGTCTGTTTCGAATGGGTGCCACTGGCATTTTAATTTCCaacaaaaaagaagcaaaaaacaCTGCGAAATACGAGCTTCTTAATACTCTAAGAACTCAGAGAGCCTTTAACGATAAGGGTTATTTTTCTGCTTATCTTGAAGAAGATTCAGATGGATTTACTGGCGTTAAACTAAAGAGGAACTTATTGGAAGAGGCAGGAGAAACACTTAGGTCTAACATAGCAGTTCTTGGTTCACAAATTCTGCCTTTTACTGAGAAAATTTTGTACGGGGtttcaattttgaaaaagaaGTTGGCAGACAAAAAATCAACTACAGAGATGTATGTGCCTAATTTTAAGTCAGTGATACAGCATTTTTGCTTGCCAACATCAGGGAAGCCAGTGATAAAGGAGGTAggaaaagagttgaatcttggAGAGAGTGATATGGAACCTGCTTTGATGACATTACACAGATTTGGGAACCAATCTTCTTCTTCCTTGTGGTATGAATTGGCATATTTGGAGCCCAAAGAAAGGGTGAAAAAAGGTGACAAAGTTTGGCAGCTTGGGATGGGAAGTGGTCCTAAGTGCATTAGTCTAGTTTGGGAATGTATTAGGCCCCTTTCTGGGGAAGCCCAAAGAGGTCCGTGGACTGAGACTATTGATAGATATCCCTTGAATATGTGA